TGTGTTTAGCAGTGTATAACTTACCCAAACACCCTAGGTCAATCTACGTTATGCGAATAGGATAGGGGTATTACGATGACGCCTTCTGAACTCCACGAAATCATCAGCCGGGGCGAAGACTCCAAAACACAGCTCAAACGCCAATTCAACAGCATTGATGCGTTAGCTACAGAGATTGCGGCGATGCTTAATTCCGAGGGTGGGCTGCTTATCGTTGGTGTGTCAGATTCGGGAGAGGTTTGCGGCGTTGCAAACATTCGCCAACTCAACCAATGGATTTCAAACGCCTGCTCTCAAAAGATCGAGCCCCCTGTAAGCGTAACGACGGAAAATCTGGGCATCGATGATAAATTGGTTGTTGTTATCAACGTTCCCTTGGGCACCGACAAGCCTTATGCCGTCAATAAAACGGCGTTTTGGGTGAAAGTGGGGGCTGATAAACGCCGGGCAACGCGGGAAGAACTCCGACGGTTGATGCAGGCATCGGGCACATTGTATGCCGACGAGATGCCACTCGCTCATACAAGCTGGGATGAATTGGATCTGTTGCGATTTAGAGATTTCTACAAACAGCAATACAATCAGGAAATTGATCAGCTTAACGCTTTCACCGAGCGCAGCCTATCAAACCTAAAACTCCTCAAATCACCCCATCTGACGTTAGCAGGGCTTCGACCACAGTTGATGGTCAAAGCGGTCGCATTTATCGGCAACCGCTTGGAGGGAACGGAATATCTGGACAGCGAGGACATCGGATCAACCTTAGCCGAACAGTTCAAGGGGACAATGGGATTTCTCAAGCGTAATCTACGAAAGCAACAAAACGGTCAGAATTTTAATTTTCCCGGTATTCTGGAAGTTCCCGAAATTGCCTTGGAAGAAGCAGTCGTCAACGCGCTTGTTCACCGTGACTACCTGATTAGCAGTAGCATCCGCGTTTTTATCTTCGATAATTGTATCGAAATCATCAGCCCCGGCAAGCTGCCTAATACGGCGACGGTCGAGTCGATCCGAGCCGGAATACAGATTGTGAGGAATCCGGTGTTGATCTCATTTGTCCCGAAGATAGGAATCCCTTATCGCGGTTTAGGTTCTGGAGTTCCCCGAATGATTGAGGAATGTCGCAAAGCCGATCTCCCTGAACCTAAATTCATTGAAGATAAGGTTGCTGAAACATTTACAGTTGTTTTTGATAGACGATCAAATACCCGTTAAGCAACCAATTTTGTGATCCTAATTAAAGTGCCAGAAAATGAACCAAAAGATTAGCGATAAACTCTCAAACCTACCTGCCGGTCCCGGTGTCTATCTGATGAAAGACGCAGCGGAAAAAGTGCTGTACGTCGGCAAGGCAACCTCCCTGCGCCAACGGGTCAGATCCTACTTTCAAAATGCTGCCACCCCACACGCCTTGACCAAGCCGATGCTGCGTTATGTCCACGATATCGACACCATCCTTACTGCAAGCGATGTTGAGGCGTTAATCCTTGAAAACAACCTAATTAAAGAACATCAACCTCGCTACAATATTAGGCTCAAAGATGACAAACGCTATCCGTATCTGAAGGTGACAGTCAACGAACCGTTTCCGGGGCTTTACATTACCCGTCAAAAAGAGAGCGATGGTGCGAAATATTTTGGGCCCTTTGTACGTACCCGGGCAACACGCCAGACCATCAAGCAGCTGACAAAGGTCTTCCCTATCCGCACGTGTAATTTGGAATTGAAGGCATCAGGAAATCCCCACCGTGTGTGCTTAGATTATCACATTCAGCGTTGTCCCGGCCCCTGTGCGGATCTGACTAGCGTTAAGGAATACAATCAGATTGTGGACAATGTCCGCCGATTTTTGAGCGGGGACAAAGCGACGGTTCTAAAAGATCTGAGGACAAAGATGCAGGCCGCTGCAGCCGCACTCGATTTTGAAAGTGCCGCGAAATATCGAGACCAGATTGAGAATGTCGAAGATGCCATTGCCAAGCAGAACCTTGACAACCCGTCCGCGGAAAACGAGGATGTAATCGGCGTGGCGCAGGCGGGCGATGAGGCGTGTGTGCAGGTGCTGATGATACGTGATGGAAAGCTAATTGAGCGCGAACACTACTTTCTGAGAAACTCATCCAACGCTAGTGTCGAGACGCTGACCGCATTTGTCCAGCAATACTATCAGGATGCGTCGTTTATTCCGAAAACCATTTTGTTACCTGATGACATTGAGATGTCAGAAGCCATCCAACGTTGGCTGTCCCAGAAGCGCGGTAGTCAGGTAACGCTGTATTTTCCACAGAGAGGGCGTAAACGCCAGTTGGTAGAGATGGCAGCGAAGAATGCGAGTATCATACTTGAGCAGAAGGAACAGAACGTCGTTTTCAAAGCCGATGACAACCCCGCCTTGATGGAATTACAGGAGTTGTTGAACCTTCCTCACCCCCCTGCCCGGATCGAAGGGTTCGATATTTCCAATCTGGGAGATCGATTTCCTGTTGCCTCAATGGTGGTGATGGAAGATGCGGCACCCGCAAAATCTGAGTATCGACGTTTCAAGATTCGCACCGTTGAAGGGCAAAATGACTATGCCATGATGCAGGAAGTTGTCACCCGTCGGTTTCGTCGTGCTATCGAGGAAAATCGTTTCCCAGATCTGATATTAATAGATGGAGGCAAGGGGCAATTGAGTGCTGCGTGTGAAGCGTTGGAAACGCTTGATTTGAGCCACCTACCGATTATTGGGCTTGCCAAACGATTCGAGCATATCTTTCTCCCCGGCAGATCTGATCCAATCGTGCTTCGGCGCGACAATCCGACACTCCACCTCATTCAACGGTTGCGCGACGAAGCGCATAGATTCGCTATCACTTATCACCGAAAACGCCGCAGCCGTGCACTCAGCCATTCAGTTCTCGATGAAATTCCGAACGTTGGTGCCAAACGAAAGCAAGCATTGCTTCAACATTTTGGGGCTATTGAAAAGATACGTCAAGCCAGCCTTGATGAGCTACTAGCTGTGAAAGGGATAACCCACGGTGTCGCAGTAACTATTCACAAACACTTGAGGGAACGGGAGGATCAAACGAGAGACATATCAACGCAATAAACCATAAAGCACCCAATCGCAAACATTTGCTTCTGTCAATCTGTTATCAGGTATGAAAATTGCGCTTATTCGAGTGTATCCTTAATTTAGCTGGAAAGATTGCCGCTCAATTAGGGATAAAGGTTCACGTTGGATTTGCTGCACTTTGCGCCGCCGCACCGAGATGGGCAATCAAAGTGTACCGAGTAGTGCAATTCCCACTTTCAGGGAGAGGGAACAGTGAAAAGCCACCTGTTCGCACTCACCATGGCAGTTTCGCTTCACATATTGTTTTATACACATCTGCTTACAATAGGAACAGGAAACCACGATATAGAGGTAAATCAAGAAAAATGAATAAACTTTCTGTTTTTTTTTACGTTGTAGACATTATATTGTAATGAAGGAAAGGGAAGCTGAATGAGTGAAAGAAATGTAAAGATCCTCGGAATACTGGCAGTTCTCGTCATCGTCTTGGTGTTACACATCAAACTGTTCCAATTTAATGAGATTGTTCAACACGGTGCCTTGCAAACATTGGTCTGTCTCGGACGAGTGACAAAAATAGATACGAGCGAAGATGTTGATCAGATTATAACCTTCCGCATTATTTCCGGGAAATTTCGAGGAGAAACTGTTCAGGTAAACAACATCTGGACGGGACGCGCATTCGGGGATCGGGTGATACGACAAAAGGACGTGCTCTTCCTTGAGATGCCCCTCAGACGCCAAGCTAAAACGACTCTGAGCGAAATACGTGACAACGTGCGAATGCTTGAATATTTCCGAACACCTTTTCTACTCTATCTTGCGGGGATGTTGGGCATCCTAATCATTATGGTCGCTGGTATGAAAGGTATACGCGCAATCTTGACGTTGTTCGTCACTGCCTTTGGTATCTTATACATCCTAGTTCCCTTAACGCTCAACGGCTTCAATCCGATTGCCGCTGCCTTGTGTGTCGCAGCTTTACTGACCGTCTCAACCTTTGTGCTGATTGCTGGGTTCAGTTTTAAGGTGGTTCCCGGTGTGCTAGGCACCCTCGGTGGATTGGTCGCTGTTGGCTTCCTATCAGTAATCAGCCAAAAGGCAATGCTCTTCACCGGATTGGCGCAGGAATTTGGATTTCTTGAACTCGGTATCGCTCTCTGGCGAACACCAGTTTCGCACGGTTGGGATTTCAAGGGGATCCTCGCAGCGGGGATGATTCTGGGGGCTGTCGGTGCCATGATGGATGTCGGTATGTCCATCTCTTCGTCTGTCTATGAAGTCAAGCAGGTCAACCCAAATGTCACCGTACGGCAAGCTATCCGTGCCGGATTGAACGTGGGCAGAGACATCATGGGGACAATGGCGGATACCCTAATTTTTGCATATCTGGGCGCGTACATGATCACCATGCTACTTCCCCGTATTGAGTTTCCCGAAGTCGGATACCTCTACCCATTTCTCCGTTTAGCGAATGATGAAACAGCCGCCGTTGCTATCACACAAGCAATCGTCGGAACCATCGGGTTAGTTTTGACTGTTCCAATCGCTGCGGTCATCGCCGGTGTCCTGACCAAATATATGAAGACCTGCCCTCAGAGGAGGAACTTGAAGAGCTTTTTCGCACTGATGACCCAAAAAGCAAAGCGCGTTTGGCCGTGCCGATAGCACTGATTGTTGTCCTTGTAGGCACACAATACTTCTACCATCGAATCAACCGCGCATCAGCGGTGATTGTCGAGCATCATGACGCAAACGGTAATCTCACCACTAGATCGGAATATGCCAAAGGCAAGGTGATTAGCCTCCTTGAATCAAACGCTCCCCTCCTGTTTACTGTGGACGGAACAGAGAAAGATAGTTTGGAGCGTCGGCAGATTTCCGAAAATCTACGGCGAGAATTTGAGCGCCATAACGTGCCACTATCACAAGACCTCACTGTTTCAATCAAAGGGTGGAGGGATACCAAATGGCTCATCAGGGATGAAAAGAACGAGGTCACCTTTTCTGTTGGCGAGGCGGAAGGCAAACTCAACGTTTACGACGCGACGACAGAACATCACATCCTGAAAGTCGAAATGCTATCGGGGCTCTACGAAGGACAAACGATTATCATGCGGAACATCCTCAACCATAAAGTCGATCTGCTGAGTATCCCCGCCGAACCGGGAGATATTATCTTATGCCGCATGGGAGGGGCGCCGGATCAGGTCAGTTTGGTCAATCTCGTTCAGGAGTATGGGCGCGATCGATTTCTAATTTGGATGTTTGGGTTGATGTTAGTGGTGATTATCATTGTGGGACGGAACGAGGGGGTACGTACCGCCTGTGCGATGATCGGTTCAGGTTTAATCCTTTACTTCTTCATGATCCCCCTGATCTCACGTGGTGAAAACGCCGTGTTGATTGTCACGTTGACCTCCGGCATGATTGCTTTTGTATCCCTCGTATTCGTGATTGGTCCTAGTCGAAAGACCTTTTCTGCTGTGCTTGGCACGATGGGAGGTATCCTTGTCGCTGGGCTGCTTGTCATGTTCGCCCAAAACTACCTCCGTTTTTCAGGCTTGGAAAATGCGGTCTCGGCGGATATCATAGAAGCCACTCGCACACCGCCTTTCGATTTCCGACAGGTGCTGCTCGCGGGGATGTTAATGGGGGTGCTCGGTGTTGCTGTTGATGGTGCGATTGAGGTCGCCTCCTCAATGGAGGAAATTCGCCGAGCAAATCCAAACATGCCGACTTGGAGATTAATCACGTCTGGGATGAACGTCGGCACCGATATCCTTGGGACCATGGTTAATACATTGGTTTTTGCTTATCTGGGTGTGGAGTTCCTGTTTATCATGGCAGTCGCGACACCCAATCTTGACCTCTTCCAATCCCCTACAATAGAGCTTTTGAGCGTCGGCATTGCGTCCTCCGAAATTGTGCGCTTGCTCGCCGGCACACTCGGACTCGTCCTGACCATTCCGATGACCGCTACAATTTCAGCCGTCTGGAATCGACGCAGAAATTAGCGTGGTATCGCGCATTCGAGTGAGATACTCACGGTTGGGTTAATACTCAACGCGTGGACGGACGACCGTCTCTCCATCCTCTTCGAGCAAGGGGCGATTGTAGATGTAGGGCGGCTCCAGCAGTGCACGCTGCGCCTCGGTCAACTCATCAGCCCATTCGGGGAACGTTACATCATAGTAACCACCGGCATAATGTAGGTACTTCGGCGAGTATCGAACGAGCAACGAACGGCGTTCGTGCTCATGGTTCTTCCAAGGCAGCGTTCCATGAATCGTTGCCTCGTTAAAGATAATCATGTCGCCTGCTTTGGCCGGAACGTTATAGACAATCTCCTGATTGGCTTCCCACTCCCTGATCTCCTTCGGGCAGGGGAAATTTGCCTTGTGACTTCCCGGCACGACACAGAGTCCTCCGTCTCCCTCCTCGACATCTGCAAGCTGATACTGGAGCACCACCATCCCGCAACGCATCTGTCCGTTGGTGTAGATGTAGTATGCCGCACCAAAAAAGTGATGATTAGTTGCGCCGTGAAGAAGCAAGCCTTCGGTGCCGGGGTCAGAAGTCAGGATAAAGGGGGAATGATCCAACCGCCAGCCTCGTCCGTGGATTGCGTCTAGGTAGGGAATTGCCTTCTTATGGACGATGATATCTCGAAATGGTTGGCACCACGGCTTGGGCCATGACAACATGCCAGTAAACATACCGCGTTTGTGCGTTCCGGCGAGTGTTTTGGACTCACCCACAGCTGAGTTATCGTCTTCAACCTGTTTATCGAGATTCGCGTCAACAGCGGCGTTGAGAGCATCAACTTCCTCTGATGTCAGAACATCTTTCACCACAAGAAAACCCTGTAAATCAAATAAGAATTTTTCGCGTTCGTTCATCTTTCTCCTTCCAATACCGAACATAGTTGCAACTGAAGTGTAAGCAATAAACCAATGGTGCTAGTTTGCAGCTCTTGATAACCTGAAACGTGATACCTGAAATGCCGTTCTCCCAATAATCGGGAACGGGTCGGGACGTGAAAAGTATGGGTTCGTTGTTTTATTTAGCCTCAGCGGGGCGACATGTGTATCCGAGGGGGAGAACGTAAGAAGAATGAGTGAACCAACCAACTAATGAACCAATAAACTCTTGAACAATGTGGAAACGACTTTCTCGCTAACTAGCACCAAAGGTTAATAATGATAGACGTTTTGCCCCTGTCGTCATCATACTAAAAAGCACCGCATCTGTCAAATCCTTTTTTGGGCAGGCCTCGGAAAAAAGACGTTGACTCACCACTCAATCCGATGTAGAATGAGACGATGGATTATCCATTAATTAAGGTTTGTTTATTTTGAAAAACGGGCGTGCCCCGTTCCACAACAAAGGAGCATACAGATGAGCAACGATACAATTCGTGTAGGTGTTGTCGGCGCTGGCGCAAACACAAGAACACACCATATTCCAAAACTCCAAGCCATTGACGGCGTCGAGGTTATCAGTGTCTGCAACCGTAGCCGGGAATCTTCCGAAAGGGTCGCGCAGGAATTCGGTATCCCGACAATCTACGAAAATTGGCAGGAGTTGGTCGCGGCGTCCGATACAAATGCGATCGTTATCGGCACTTGGCCCTATATGCACTGTCGTGTCACATTGGCCGGGTTAGCAGCAAACAAACATGTGATGTGTGAAGCACGAATGGCGATGAACGCACAGGAAGCGCACGCGATGCGCAACGCCGCCCGTGAAAACACGCATCTGGTCACGCAGATCGTCCCGTCACCGTTCTCGCTGCGTGTGGACAACACTATCAGACGCCTCCTCGCTGACGGTTATATTGGTGATGTTTATGCGGTTGAAGTTCGTGCTGGTGGCACGTTCTTGGAACCTGACGCACCCATGCACTGGCGCGATGACTTTAACCTGAGTGGGTTCAATATCATGAGCATGGGAATCTGGTACGAGGCGTTGTTGCGTTGGGTCGGTGAGGCGACCGAGATCATGGCGATGGGGAAAACCTATGTCAGAATGCGCAAGGATGATGACGGTATCATGCGTCCTATTAGGATTCCACAGCATATCGACATCGTTGCGGACATGGCGTGTGGTGCACAGCTGCACGTACAGGTTTCCAATATCGCAGGTTTGGTTGATGGTCCCGAAGCGTACATCTTTGGCAGTACAGGCACCTTGCGGTTTGCCAATAACAATCTATACGGTGGACAGAACGGTGACGACGCACTTACGGAGATTCCCATCCCTGCTGAAGAGGAAGGTGGATGGCGAGTAGAAGAAGAGTTTGTCAGCGCAATCCGTGGAAATGAAGTCATCACCCATACGAACTTTGAAGATGGCGTAAAATATATGGAATTTACCGAAGCCGTTACGCGCAGTATGACGAGCGGCAAAGCCATATCGCTACCGCTGTAATCAGAAGTCGAAAAAAGCAACCGGTTTGTATAATCTCGCCGTGAGACATTGAAGGCACAATTGTTAGAAAGGGGGAACCGATGAATATCGTCACAACCGACTGGCGAACGCTATCGCCGCCTGAACAGATTCGTCACCTTGAGGTCGAAGGCTATGTGGTGCTCCCTGATGCGCTAACGCCAGAGCAGCTTGAGCAACTCCGAGAGGAGACCGCGCAACTCCCCACTGAGCACAGCAGCTACCATGACCGACAGGGTAACGCTACCTGTCAACCCCAGTGGCATGGACGTGCTTTGGGCGAACTGATCGCCAATCCACCGGTTATCGATTTTTTGGAGCGTGTAATTGGACAGGATATCATCTTCTTCAGTGGCGGCTACCGATACTACGAACCGGGCGCAATTGGTGTCGCTATGCACACCGACGGCTATCCGTACGGCTCAAACCTCGGCGGTTACCTCTGGACAGCCCCAGTGATTGTCCGCGTTTCATACTATCTGGATGATCTGACCCCGGAGAACGGTCCTTTCCGCCTCCTTCCACGCTCACATCTCTGTCTTCATCCCGATGCACAACCTTATATCCGGTACGACGCCCATCCCGAAGAGGTCGCGCTCCCAGCGAAGGCGGGCGACGCGGTGTTTTTTGGTCCCCGAATCTTCCATGGTGCCCATCCGTACAAGGGAGCAACTGGCATACGTCGAGTGTTGCTTTACGGCTATCGTCCCGCGTGGGCGTCGCCTGTCCAACCTGTGGACGAATGGGATCCAGAGGATTTAGCGAAAACTCCCGATATTGCACGTCGTTTCCTCCAGCCGCTCAACACCAAAGGTTGGAGCTGGGAGCTTGACCATCGTCCAGAGGACATGTTCGGGCGCGACGGTGCCGGTGTAAACCCAAGTCGGTGGGGGAACGTCGATTAAGTCTAATGCGTCATTGTATCAAATCTCCTGAAGGAGGGGGCGTATCGTATGAAATCCATCCGGTTTAAGTCCCTGAGTGTGAGTTGGGTGAACAGCACTACTCACCCAACTCAAGTTATACTGTGCCAGAGACTTGAAATACTTGCTTTAGTTATAGCTATAGGAATTACGCAGTCCGCTTGCCTTTCAACAAACACCTACAAATTAGCGGAACAGCGCGTCCATGAGAGGGACTATCAAGGTGCGATTGACATCTACCAAGCGATAATTAACAGCAAGCCGAGCACATCAGACGCACGCAAAGCACAACTAGCCATTGCCGAATTACACATTGATAAAATAGATCAACCAGAGGTGGGAGTGAGGCTGTATCAAGATCTGATCGCCTCTACACCTGACAGTGAGGAGACTGTAGAAGCATACTATCGTTTGGGATTTTACTATTTCAAAGCGATGGACTATGAATCGGCACAGAAATCCTTTGACGCTATTGTCAACCAATTTCCACACCTTGAGCGCAGCCAGAACGCACAACTGATGCTTGCAAAGAGCCACGAAAATGCGCAAAACTTTGAGAAAGCAGTGGAGATCTACGACAATGTCGCATATCGCCATCCCAATACGAAGCGTGCAAGTCAAGCACTCATCAATAAAGCCCGTATTCAGAAAGACTTTCTAAAGGATACGGACGACGCCAAGCGAACGTATCAATTTCTGGTCAAACGCTACGGAAGAATCGCAGACGCTGGAGAAGCAATTCAACAGGCAAAGCAGGAACTCCGATCAATGGGGGCAAGTATCCCTGAACCGGATTCGCTGTTAACGACAAAGTATGAACGCCTGTCAGAAAAGCGAAAAGAACGTCGTGAACAAGACCGTCTGAAGAATAGAGTTACCCTTAGTCCGGTAATGGATGATGCAAACTTAGCTATAGAATCCGGTTTTGACGTAAGTCTTCAAGAAGTCATGCAAGGTGTAGGACCAATTCGATTGGATGAGCAGGGTGCGCATTATAATGCCATGCTGATGATGGCTACCGGTATGTTCCAAGCCGAGAATTATCAGGAGGCAGGGGCATTATACCACCGAGGAATCAAGATCGCAGCTCAGAATGAGGCAAGGGTAGATCCATATCACTACGTGTCCCTGTCCGTCTGCTACCGCAAGATTGGATTGCATCAGCGTGCACGTCAAGTGTTGAAAGAAGCGTTAAAAAAAGACAAAAGGATTCTTGATTCCATCATCGTATCGGGTTCGAACCACTATGTCAAGGGGGAGTACAAAAAAGCAATTGAGATCTATAGTTCTATCTTAGGACTGAGTTCTAACAAAACGCCGGGGCTTTACTGGAGACTTGGCTTGGTTTACCAGAAGATGGGGGAAGTGGAAAAGGAACGAGAATACTTTGAACGCGCTATCGCCGCTGATACGGACTACACCGATGCGCTTCAAAGCCTTGCTGAAGTACTTCACTATCGGCTGAACGATACAGCGAACGCCGAAATCTTCCAAAGTCTTGTTGATGCACAAGGCCATAATACCCTCTCCATCGAAACAACCTATGCCGGCGAAAAAGCACTGGCGGATATCTGTTACAAGTATGGCAACTACCCCCGCGCAAAATTGAAATACGCAGCTGCTGTGCGAATCGCGCAACGCGCAAAAAGAAGTGCTACTAGCAAAGTCAAAGAGCGAATACTCAAGAACCAGAGCATTTACGCGATGGTTCATGCTGCGATGGCTGCGTACAAGAGTGGAGGAGAAGATGAAGCGCAAGTGATGATAGATACGCTCACTACCGAGTATCCAGAACACTCGCTGATACTATACGGGCACGGGCAGCTTGCTATGCTAAAAGGAGAGGTAGATATCGCACTTGCTGCCTTTAACGCCTCTATGAAGAAAGATCCGCATTCGGATATCGTACCTCTTTCGCTTGGTGAATACTACCTGTCACAAGGATTCGCGGATGATGCCGTAGC
This portion of the Candidatus Poribacteria bacterium genome encodes:
- a CDS encoding putative DNA binding domain-containing protein produces the protein MTPSELHEIISRGEDSKTQLKRQFNSIDALATEIAAMLNSEGGLLIVGVSDSGEVCGVANIRQLNQWISNACSQKIEPPVSVTTENLGIDDKLVVVINVPLGTDKPYAVNKTAFWVKVGADKRRATREELRRLMQASGTLYADEMPLAHTSWDELDLLRFRDFYKQQYNQEIDQLNAFTERSLSNLKLLKSPHLTLAGLRPQLMVKAVAFIGNRLEGTEYLDSEDIGSTLAEQFKGTMGFLKRNLRKQQNGQNFNFPGILEVPEIALEEAVVNALVHRDYLISSSIRVFIFDNCIEIISPGKLPNTATVESIRAGIQIVRNPVLISFVPKIGIPYRGLGSGVPRMIEECRKADLPEPKFIEDKVAETFTVVFDRRSNTR
- the uvrC gene encoding excinuclease ABC subunit UvrC; amino-acid sequence: MNQKISDKLSNLPAGPGVYLMKDAAEKVLYVGKATSLRQRVRSYFQNAATPHALTKPMLRYVHDIDTILTASDVEALILENNLIKEHQPRYNIRLKDDKRYPYLKVTVNEPFPGLYITRQKESDGAKYFGPFVRTRATRQTIKQLTKVFPIRTCNLELKASGNPHRVCLDYHIQRCPGPCADLTSVKEYNQIVDNVRRFLSGDKATVLKDLRTKMQAAAAALDFESAAKYRDQIENVEDAIAKQNLDNPSAENEDVIGVAQAGDEACVQVLMIRDGKLIEREHYFLRNSSNASVETLTAFVQQYYQDASFIPKTILLPDDIEMSEAIQRWLSQKRGSQVTLYFPQRGRKRQLVEMAAKNASIILEQKEQNVVFKADDNPALMELQELLNLPHPPARIEGFDISNLGDRFPVASMVVMEDAAPAKSEYRRFKIRTVEGQNDYAMMQEVVTRRFRRAIEENRFPDLILIDGGKGQLSAACEALETLDLSHLPIIGLAKRFEHIFLPGRSDPIVLRRDNPTLHLIQRLRDEAHRFAITYHRKRRSRALSHSVLDEIPNVGAKRKQALLQHFGAIEKIRQASLDELLAVKGITHGVAVTIHKHLREREDQTRDISTQ
- a CDS encoding YibE/F family protein; the protein is MSERNVKILGILAVLVIVLVLHIKLFQFNEIVQHGALQTLVCLGRVTKIDTSEDVDQIITFRIISGKFRGETVQVNNIWTGRAFGDRVIRQKDVLFLEMPLRRQAKTTLSEIRDNVRMLEYFRTPFLLYLAGMLGILIIMVAGMKGIRAILTLFVTAFGILYILVPLTLNGFNPIAAALCVAALLTVSTFVLIAGFSFKVVPGVLGTLGGLVAVGFLSVISQKAMLFTGLAQEFGFLELGIALWRTPVSHGWDFKGILAAGMILGAVGAMMDVGMSISSSVYEVKQVNPNVTVRQAIRAGLNVGRDIMGTMADTLIFAYLGAYMITMLLPRIEFPEVGYLYPFLRLANDETAAVAITQAIVGTIGLVLTVPIAAVIAGVLTKYMKTCPQRRNLKSFFALMTQKAKRVWPCR
- a CDS encoding phytanoyl-CoA dioxygenase family protein, whose protein sequence is MNEREKFLFDLQGFLVVKDVLTSEEVDALNAAVDANLDKQVEDDNSAVGESKTLAGTHKRGMFTGMLSWPKPWCQPFRDIIVHKKAIPYLDAIHGRGWRLDHSPFILTSDPGTEGLLLHGATNHHFFGAAYYIYTNGQMRCGMVVLQYQLADVEEGDGGLCVVPGSHKANFPCPKEIREWEANQEIVYNVPAKAGDMIIFNEATIHGTLPWKNHEHERRSLLVRYSPKYLHYAGGYYDVTFPEWADELTEAQRALLEPPYIYNRPLLEEDGETVVRPRVEY
- a CDS encoding Gfo/Idh/MocA family oxidoreductase, coding for MSNDTIRVGVVGAGANTRTHHIPKLQAIDGVEVISVCNRSRESSERVAQEFGIPTIYENWQELVAASDTNAIVIGTWPYMHCRVTLAGLAANKHVMCEARMAMNAQEAHAMRNAARENTHLVTQIVPSPFSLRVDNTIRRLLADGYIGDVYAVEVRAGGTFLEPDAPMHWRDDFNLSGFNIMSMGIWYEALLRWVGEATEIMAMGKTYVRMRKDDDGIMRPIRIPQHIDIVADMACGAQLHVQVSNIAGLVDGPEAYIFGSTGTLRFANNNLYGGQNGDDALTEIPIPAEEEGGWRVEEEFVSAIRGNEVITHTNFEDGVKYMEFTEAVTRSMTSGKAISLPL
- a CDS encoding tetratricopeptide repeat protein, yielding MKSIRFKSLSVSWVNSTTHPTQVILCQRLEILALVIAIGITQSACLSTNTYKLAEQRVHERDYQGAIDIYQAIINSKPSTSDARKAQLAIAELHIDKIDQPEVGVRLYQDLIASTPDSEETVEAYYRLGFYYFKAMDYESAQKSFDAIVNQFPHLERSQNAQLMLAKSHENAQNFEKAVEIYDNVAYRHPNTKRASQALINKARIQKDFLKDTDDAKRTYQFLVKRYGRIADAGEAIQQAKQELRSMGASIPEPDSLLTTKYERLSEKRKERREQDRLKNRVTLSPVMDDANLAIESGFDVSLQEVMQGVGPIRLDEQGAHYNAMLMMATGMFQAENYQEAGALYHRGIKIAAQNEARVDPYHYVSLSVCYRKIGLHQRARQVLKEALKKDKRILDSIIVSGSNHYVKGEYKKAIEIYSSILGLSSNKTPGLYWRLGLVYQKMGEVEKEREYFERAIAADTDYTDALQSLAEVLHYRLNDTANAEIFQSLVDAQGHNTLSIETTYAGEKALADICYKYGNYPRAKLKYAAAVRIAQRAKRSATSKVKERILKNQSIYAMVHAAMAAYKSGGEDEAQVMIDTLTTEYPEHSLILYGHGQLAMLKGEVDIALAAFNASMKKDPHSDIVPLSLGEYYLSQGFADDAVALWEEFIKTNPNPNHHHRVQLRLKPVKAKLKQ
- a CDS encoding YibE/F family protein encodes the protein MAVPIALIVVLVGTQYFYHRINRASAVIVEHHDANGNLTTRSEYAKGKVISLLESNAPLLFTVDGTEKDSLERRQISENLRREFERHNVPLSQDLTVSIKGWRDTKWLIRDEKNEVTFSVGEAEGKLNVYDATTEHHILKVEMLSGLYEGQTIIMRNILNHKVDLLSIPAEPGDIILCRMGGAPDQVSLVNLVQEYGRDRFLIWMFGLMLVVIIIVGRNEGVRTACAMIGSGLILYFFMIPLISRGENAVLIVTLTSGMIAFVSLVFVIGPSRKTFSAVLGTMGGILVAGLLVMFAQNYLRFSGLENAVSADIIEATRTPPFDFRQVLLAGMLMGVLGVAVDGAIEVASSMEEIRRANPNMPTWRLITSGMNVGTDILGTMVNTLVFAYLGVEFLFIMAVATPNLDLFQSPTIELLSVGIASSEIVRLLAGTLGLVLTIPMTATISAVWNRRRN
- a CDS encoding phytanoyl-CoA dioxygenase family protein; translation: MNIVTTDWRTLSPPEQIRHLEVEGYVVLPDALTPEQLEQLREETAQLPTEHSSYHDRQGNATCQPQWHGRALGELIANPPVIDFLERVIGQDIIFFSGGYRYYEPGAIGVAMHTDGYPYGSNLGGYLWTAPVIVRVSYYLDDLTPENGPFRLLPRSHLCLHPDAQPYIRYDAHPEEVALPAKAGDAVFFGPRIFHGAHPYKGATGIRRVLLYGYRPAWASPVQPVDEWDPEDLAKTPDIARRFLQPLNTKGWSWELDHRPEDMFGRDGAGVNPSRWGNVD